In the Ictalurus punctatus breed USDA103 chromosome 7, Coco_2.0, whole genome shotgun sequence genome, one interval contains:
- the LOC128632961 gene encoding histidine-rich glycoprotein, which yields MGTGGAQKAEKSSGERKSSLEDHHHHHHHHRHHHRLQKQESLDQAEEDDPEEEAIREQRVLRSERRAPHIHHRSSSTRTDQHNHHHHHHHHHSRTTHTLSRQETLESRDSACAEPHATLTHSDPPTHSHTRHTGEEEEEEDEEEEEEEDDDDDEEEEEEEEEDQPVQHNHHHHHHHHAKAGRDREREHDHSERNGRQRGQQRSQRERYHECESQHSIEEEEKKDETDWETDPYIEQ from the exons ATG GGCACGGGGGGCGCCCAGAAGGCTGAGAAGTCATCAGGCGAGAGGAAGAGCTCTCTAGAagatcaccaccaccaccaccaccatcaccgccACCACCATCGCTTGCAAAAGCAAGAGAGCCTGGACCAAGCTGAGGAGGACGATCCTGAGGAAGAGGCTATTAGAGAACAGAGAGTCTTACGGAGTGAGCGAAGAGCACCGCACATACACCACCGCTCTTCATCCACACGGACCGATCaacacaatcaccaccatcatcaccaccaccatcacagtcgcacaacacacacactctccaggCAAGAGACGCTGGAGAGCAGAGACTCTGCATGTGCAGAGCCGCAcgccactctcacacactcagatCCACCTACACACTCGCATACACGCCACACaggggaggaggaagaagaggaggacgaggaggaggaggaggaggaggacgacgacgacgacgaggaagaagaagaggaggaggaggaagatcaGCCTGTTCAAcataaccatcatcaccaccatcatcatcatgctAAGGCAGGGAGGGACAGAGAGCGCGAGCACGATCACAGTGAACGGAACGGCCGGCAGCGTGGACAGCAGAGATCACAACGCGAGCGCTATCACGAGTGTGAAAGCCAACACTCTattgaagaagaagagaaaaaagacgAGACGGACTGGGAGACCGATCCCTACATCGAGcagtaa